From Paenibacillus sp. V4I7, one genomic window encodes:
- a CDS encoding DUF4912 domain-containing protein translates to MKALPTAGFEVPDRYNKDILHLMIVDAHSLYVYWEISDRLRWLVSQHFECDYALMPKVIRLYDVTSLYFNGSNAHGYWDVTTTSEANNWYLHHLSAGRTYLVDIGTYTWEHEFIPLLRSNCVVTPNDTETKWGEPMQTVIPEAHAERVYNRIKPYFFENIQAYSPYVR, encoded by the coding sequence TTGAAGGCATTACCTACCGCAGGGTTCGAGGTTCCCGATCGGTATAACAAGGACATACTCCATCTTATGATCGTGGATGCACATTCGCTCTATGTTTATTGGGAAATTAGCGATAGGCTGAGATGGCTTGTTTCTCAGCATTTTGAATGCGACTATGCGTTAATGCCCAAAGTGATACGTTTGTACGATGTGACTAGCCTATATTTCAATGGCAGTAATGCACATGGATACTGGGATGTAACAACGACGTCTGAAGCTAATAATTGGTATCTTCACCATCTAAGTGCAGGACGTACCTACCTTGTGGATATTGGCACTTACACTTGGGAGCACGAGTTCATTCCTCTTCTTCGTTCCAATTGCGTCGTCACACCTAACGATACCGAAACCAAATGGGGAGAACCGATGCAAACGGTTATACCAGAAGCCCATGCCGAACGTGTCTACAATCGAATCAAGCCATATTTTTTTGAAAATATACAAGCCTACTCTCCTTATGTGAGGTGA
- a CDS encoding LytTR family DNA-binding domain-containing protein has product MGHRFTVAIVEDNYWAGKLLESYSQQCGLRVISIVSEGEQFIQLYDQLQPDILLVDIGLEGNLDGITMVQSLRSAGYQQKVIMVSGTTNIDHVLTSFHDLGSLYFLSKPVMLPKFQAAIRKAITEIQLERSQQLQAPKPRTTTWITVKNQKSELPISEDSILFIEKEDKRLSRIHLMNGAHMESSTNLTDILAQSSPHMFSPFKGFLVNLRHVVSYVKESGFPTSRRFLIHLNHTPVKVPLSRNLQKDFAKLLQELQ; this is encoded by the coding sequence ATGGGACACCGTTTCACAGTGGCCATCGTAGAAGATAACTATTGGGCAGGCAAACTACTTGAAAGTTATAGCCAACAATGCGGGCTAAGAGTCATATCAATCGTTTCTGAAGGCGAACAATTCATACAATTATACGATCAGCTTCAGCCTGACATATTGCTAGTGGACATTGGATTGGAAGGAAATTTAGATGGCATCACGATGGTTCAATCCTTGCGAAGCGCTGGATATCAGCAGAAAGTCATTATGGTTAGCGGAACGACGAACATTGACCATGTTTTGACGAGCTTTCATGATCTAGGATCCCTCTACTTTCTGTCCAAGCCAGTGATGCTGCCAAAGTTTCAAGCGGCTATTCGGAAGGCCATTACGGAGATTCAACTAGAACGCAGTCAACAGCTACAAGCACCGAAGCCTAGAACTACAACATGGATTACTGTCAAAAATCAAAAATCAGAGCTCCCTATATCTGAAGATTCCATCCTCTTCATTGAGAAAGAAGATAAGCGTTTGTCCAGAATCCATCTCATGAATGGAGCACATATGGAGTCCAGCACGAATTTAACGGATATACTGGCTCAGAGCTCCCCTCATATGTTCAGTCCGTTCAAAGGTTTTCTGGTCAATTTGCGCCATGTGGTATCGTATGTGAAAGAAAGTGGCTTCCCCACATCGAGAAGATTTCTTATTCATTTAAATCATACGCCTGTTAAGGTTCCCCTGAGCAGGAATCTTCAGAAGGATTTTGCGAAGCTTTTGCAAGAACTTCAATAA
- a CDS encoding helix-turn-helix domain-containing protein — protein sequence MEPGNHFGKFLETLRGKLSLRKVASKSGLSHAYIRDLELGRNRTTNDVIKPSPDTLRKLSQAYQYPYTDLLIKAGYLEKDASSSPTSFQIRLDNVWYVEFGIKSIQYVSPDGILEENVESLVAFTSFIEALTDHHFVKLDMHLFVNLNKIKKYAPSEGKLYFHAYEEGPSVTIAAMPQKKYHQTLLEYEARNTGFVVEAESNPRHSSLKAKFLT from the coding sequence TTGGAACCCGGCAATCACTTTGGCAAGTTTCTCGAGACCTTACGAGGTAAATTGTCCTTGCGTAAAGTTGCAAGTAAAAGCGGCTTGTCTCATGCCTATATTAGGGATTTAGAGCTCGGACGTAATCGTACCACGAATGATGTCATCAAGCCATCCCCTGACACCTTGAGAAAGCTATCGCAAGCCTATCAATATCCTTACACAGATTTACTAATAAAAGCTGGATATTTAGAAAAGGACGCCTCGTCTTCGCCAACTTCCTTTCAAATCCGTTTAGATAACGTCTGGTATGTTGAGTTTGGTATTAAATCGATCCAATATGTTTCGCCTGATGGCATCTTGGAAGAGAACGTAGAATCTCTTGTGGCGTTCACGAGTTTCATAGAAGCATTAACGGATCATCATTTTGTGAAATTGGACATGCATCTTTTCGTTAATCTGAACAAAATAAAAAAGTATGCCCCCTCAGAAGGCAAACTTTATTTTCATGCTTATGAAGAAGGTCCTAGTGTCACCATCGCTGCTATGCCGCAAAAGAAATATCACCAGACTCTTCTCGAGTATGAAGCTCGCAATACAGGGTTTGTTGTGGAAGCTGAATCTAACCCCCGGCACTCATCTTTGAAAGCCAAGTTCCTTACCTAA
- the sigI gene encoding RNA polymerase sigma factor SigI, producing the protein MLLVLFKKFLGKKESQGQSEPHASSLEVTIHQIQAGDLRLRNQFIADYQPYVAKVTSRFCKRYIDPARDDEFSIALAAFNEAINQYSSVMGRSFLGFAETVMRRRLIDFLRKEQRFKGQIPYSSFDQEDDEDNLLNPIEVHQAIEAYEKQKGLEERRSEIIDFSRCLSDFDIDFSELTEASPKHDDSRQMLFGIGRTLAQDAGLMRTLLTKRQLPIKELLEQVQVSRKTLERNRKYLIAIALIFNGPYPYLRDYLHIRE; encoded by the coding sequence GTGCTACTGGTACTATTCAAAAAGTTTCTTGGAAAGAAGGAATCCCAGGGACAAAGTGAACCGCATGCCTCTTCCCTTGAGGTTACCATACATCAAATTCAAGCAGGAGACCTACGACTTAGGAATCAATTTATTGCTGACTACCAGCCCTATGTGGCTAAAGTTACAAGTAGGTTCTGCAAGCGATATATCGACCCCGCACGAGATGACGAATTCAGTATCGCTTTAGCAGCGTTTAATGAAGCAATTAATCAATATTCTTCCGTAATGGGAAGGTCTTTCCTAGGCTTTGCTGAAACAGTCATGCGGAGAAGATTAATTGATTTTTTACGAAAAGAACAGCGTTTCAAAGGTCAGATTCCTTACAGCTCGTTCGATCAAGAAGATGATGAAGATAACCTACTCAATCCAATTGAGGTTCATCAAGCTATTGAAGCTTATGAAAAGCAAAAGGGACTTGAAGAACGGCGAAGTGAAATTATTGATTTTAGCCGATGTTTAAGTGATTTTGATATCGATTTCTCTGAATTGACAGAAGCATCCCCTAAACACGACGATTCCAGGCAAATGCTGTTCGGTATCGGCCGCACGCTAGCACAGGATGCAGGGCTTATGCGTACTCTTCTGACGAAACGGCAGCTGCCGATTAAAGAGCTGTTGGAGCAAGTTCAGGTTTCCAGAAAAACATTGGAGCGAAACCGTAAGTATTTGATTGCGATAGCTCTCATCTTTAACGGACCCTACCCTTACTTGCGAGATTATTTACATATTCGAGAATGA